Below is a window of Saccharomonospora viridis DSM 43017 DNA.
GGCGTTCAAGAACGCCTCGGTAAGGGAGTGCTGGCGGAATCCGACGAGGAGACCGCCCGCGGCGTGCTGTCCGAACTGAACAACCTCGCGGTCGGCCCGCTCGCAGAATCCTTCGTCGACGCCGACCGCAACCCGCCGGTTTACGACCCCAAGACCTTCTCCGCCACACTGCCGGAGTCGTTCAAGAAGAGCTACCAGGCCCTCTGGGAGGGCGAATGGTGGCGGCTGGGCCTGCCCAACCACCTCGGCGGGTTCGGGCTGCCCCCCACGGTGCAGTGGGCCGCCTCCGAGCTGATCCTCGGCGCCAACCCCGCGCTGTACATGTACATGGCCGGCCCGAACTTCGCCATGGTCATCGACCGCAACGGCACCGAGGAGCAGAAGCGCTGGGCGCGGATCATGATCGACCGCGGGTGGGGCGCCACCATGGTGCTCACCGAGCCCGACGCCGGTTCCGACGTCGGCGCCGGCCGCACCAAGGCCGTCAAGCAGGAGGACGGCTCCTGGCACCTCGAGGGCGTCAAGCGCTTCATCACCTCGGGCGACCAGGACATGACCGAGAACATCATGCACCTGGTGCTGGCCCGACCCGAAGGTCCCGGCATCGAACCGAAGCCCGGCACCAAGGGGCTGTCCCTGTTCCTGGTCCCGAAGTTCCTCTTCGACACCAACACCGGCGAACTCGGTGAACGCAACGGCGTGTTCGTCACCGGTGTCGAGGAGAAGATGGGCCTCAAGGTCTCCACGACCTGCGAGCTCACCTTCGGCCAGCACGGCACGCCCGCCAAGGGCTGGCTGCTCGGCGAGGTGCACGACGGCATCGCGCAGATGTTCCAGGTCATCGAGTACGCCCGCATGATGGTGGGCACCAAGGCCATCGCGACGCTGTCCACCGGCTACCTCAACGCGCTGGAGTACGCCAAGGAACGCGTTCAGGGCCCCGATCTCACCCGCCAGACCGACAAGACCGCCCCGCGCGTCACGATCACGCACCACCCGGACGTGCGCCGGTCGCTGATGATGCAGAAGGCGTACGCCGAGGGGCTGCGCGCCGTCTACCTGTACACGGCGTCGTTCCAGGACCAGGTATGGACCCAGGAGGGCGACGCCGAGTCGCTCGATCTGGCCGAACGCGTCAACGACCTGCTGCTGCCCATCGTCAAGGGGGTCGGCTCCGAGCGGGCCAGCGAGCAGCTCATCCAGTCACTGCAGACCCTCGGTGGTTCCGGCTTCCTGCAGGACTACCCCATCGAGCA
It encodes the following:
- a CDS encoding acyl-CoA dehydrogenase, which produces MGHYKSNVRDLEFNLFEVLGVQERLGKGVLAESDEETARGVLSELNNLAVGPLAESFVDADRNPPVYDPKTFSATLPESFKKSYQALWEGEWWRLGLPNHLGGFGLPPTVQWAASELILGANPALYMYMAGPNFAMVIDRNGTEEQKRWARIMIDRGWGATMVLTEPDAGSDVGAGRTKAVKQEDGSWHLEGVKRFITSGDQDMTENIMHLVLARPEGPGIEPKPGTKGLSLFLVPKFLFDTNTGELGERNGVFVTGVEEKMGLKVSTTCELTFGQHGTPAKGWLLGEVHDGIAQMFQVIEYARMMVGTKAIATLSTGYLNALEYAKERVQGPDLTRQTDKTAPRVTITHHPDVRRSLMMQKAYAEGLRAVYLYTASFQDQVWTQEGDAESLDLAERVNDLLLPIVKGVGSERASEQLIQSLQTLGGSGFLQDYPIEQYIRDSKIDSLYEGTTAIQSMDFFFRKIVRDKGKALTYLAGEITKFIESESGNGRLKKERALLKQALDDLQGMLGAMLGYLTSAQEDVTNIYKVGQHTVRLLMSAGDLLVGWQLLKQAEIAQTKLDNGASDKDVPFYQGKIAVASFFAKNVLPELSARRAIVEAADNDLMEVDEAAF